Proteins encoded within one genomic window of Pigmentiphaga sp. H8:
- a CDS encoding PepSY domain-containing protein, translating into MPAPHWPLRTVLAVLAAPAAAIGLAIAIARWAPLDDALDRLYAGMLIGVLAQLLLLGGSLLPGTRAALPMRRAVAVTHAWAGMIVGLVLFVVCLTGVFAVLKQEVRYWEMPSERKALVPRLDLDALLHAGRARFGNAASLTIQLPDGLRRHAIVAPAGGGPAAGPSPLLLRADDASPMPAPHGGATDLLVTLHNTLHAGFPGRVVVSLFGFALAFMVVGGVANHPRQASGLLRLRIGADTRTLALDAHKLLGLWLSPLLLLIAVTGIFSGVGALATVNLAPHAFPNDPRQALQALMDNAAFPALGQPAAMHGLNALVDRHRQAHPRFQVESIAIRHWGDAQAYATLRGHGAGQLSTGVFERFHYRLRDGALLRHDSAAQRGPWTQAFIAIQPLHFAQYSGSASRWLHAAGGLAAALLAASGTWLWLRRRATPQRPLAWPRRATQGVCLGLTLSCCVLLAVTSLTPDTLPARPALQVWAFWGSWLAAAAGFAWPGHGSRRATAALRLAGLLLWLAALASLARQVGRPLAAELPALAFDLLLILAGALSWRLARFSFRHPS; encoded by the coding sequence GTGCCGGCTCCGCACTGGCCCCTGCGCACCGTCCTGGCCGTCCTGGCCGCCCCGGCGGCCGCCATCGGACTGGCGATCGCCATCGCGCGCTGGGCACCGCTGGACGACGCGCTGGACAGGCTGTATGCCGGCATGCTCATCGGCGTGCTGGCGCAGTTGCTGCTGCTGGGCGGCAGCCTGCTTCCGGGCACGCGCGCAGCCCTGCCCATGCGCCGCGCCGTGGCCGTCACGCACGCCTGGGCCGGCATGATCGTCGGCCTCGTGCTGTTCGTTGTCTGCCTGACCGGTGTATTCGCCGTGCTCAAGCAGGAAGTCCGCTACTGGGAAATGCCATCCGAGCGAAAGGCCCTCGTCCCGCGCCTCGACCTGGACGCCCTGCTGCATGCGGGCCGGGCACGATTCGGCAATGCCGCTTCCTTGACGATCCAGTTGCCGGACGGCCTGCGGCGCCATGCCATCGTGGCTCCCGCCGGCGGCGGGCCGGCTGCCGGCCCATCCCCGTTGCTTCTGCGCGCCGACGACGCCAGCCCCATGCCCGCTCCCCACGGCGGCGCGACGGACCTGCTGGTCACGCTGCACAACACCTTACACGCGGGCTTTCCCGGGCGGGTGGTCGTGAGCCTGTTCGGCTTCGCGCTGGCCTTCATGGTCGTGGGCGGCGTGGCCAACCATCCCCGCCAGGCCTCGGGACTGCTGCGGCTGCGCATCGGCGCGGACACGCGGACGCTGGCGCTCGACGCCCACAAGCTGCTGGGACTCTGGCTTTCGCCGCTCCTGCTGCTGATCGCGGTAACGGGCATCTTCTCGGGCGTGGGTGCATTGGCGACCGTCAACCTGGCGCCGCACGCCTTCCCCAACGACCCGCGCCAGGCCCTGCAGGCGCTGATGGACAACGCGGCCTTCCCGGCCCTGGGGCAGCCCGCCGCCATGCACGGCCTGAACGCCCTGGTCGACCGCCACCGGCAGGCCCACCCCAGGTTCCAGGTGGAGAGCATCGCCATCCGGCATTGGGGCGATGCGCAGGCCTACGCCACCCTGCGCGGCCATGGCGCCGGCCAGTTGAGCACCGGCGTATTCGAGCGCTTCCACTACCGCCTGCGCGACGGCGCGCTGCTGCGCCACGACAGCGCGGCGCAACGCGGCCCCTGGACCCAGGCGTTCATCGCCATCCAGCCCCTGCACTTCGCGCAATACAGCGGCTCGGCCAGCCGCTGGCTGCACGCGGCCGGCGGTCTGGCCGCCGCGCTGCTGGCCGCCTCCGGCACCTGGCTCTGGCTGCGGCGGCGAGCCACGCCGCAGCGTCCGCTGGCCTGGCCGCGGCGGGCAACACAAGGCGTCTGCCTGGGGCTGACGCTTTCATGCTGCGTCCTCCTGGCGGTCACCAGCCTGACGCCGGACACCCTGCCGGCCCGGCCCGCGCTGCAAGTGTGGGCCTTCTGGGGCTCCTGGCTGGCGGCGGCCGCCGGCTTCGCCTGGCCGGGACACGGCAGCCGGCGCGCCACGGCCGCGCTGCGGCTTGCAGGCCTGCTGCTCTGGCTGGCGGCCCTCGCCAGCCTGGCGCGCCAGGTCGGCCGCCCGCTGGCCGCTGAACTGCCGGCACTGGCCTTCGACCTCCTGCTGATCCTGGCGGGCGCCCTGTCGTGGCGGCTCGCCCGTTTTTCCTTTCGTCATCCATCATGA
- a CDS encoding cupin domain-containing protein: MTRHKLPTPAGDASRLPRLFALSSSLAVLQADATVHLMPFQRDGLPRAGWIMGIKPITDTASVHGNHWERHPRGDEILTLLEGSLRVVLAADAGDERELKVAAGESLVVPQGWWHRLEVHQPGRLMFVTPATDSEHRLHRPHDQED; this comes from the coding sequence ATGACCCGACACAAACTTCCCACCCCCGCCGGCGACGCCTCGCGCCTGCCCCGGCTCTTCGCGCTGTCCTCCTCGCTGGCAGTCCTCCAGGCCGACGCAACCGTCCACCTGATGCCGTTCCAGCGGGATGGCCTGCCTCGGGCCGGCTGGATCATGGGCATCAAGCCCATCACCGACACCGCATCGGTCCACGGCAACCACTGGGAACGACATCCGCGCGGCGACGAGATCCTGACGCTGCTGGAAGGATCGTTGCGCGTCGTCCTGGCCGCGGACGCGGGCGACGAACGCGAACTGAAGGTCGCCGCCGGGGAATCGCTCGTCGTTCCCCAGGGGTGGTGGCACCGGCTGGAGGTACACCAGCCGGGCCGCCTGATGTTCGTCACCCCCGCCACCGACAGCGAACACCGCCTGCACCGCCCTCACGACCAGGAAGACTGA